From Eleftheria terrae, the proteins below share one genomic window:
- the flgH gene encoding flagellar basal body L-ring protein FlgH: MKRLTPPRAPLLALLAAVLLGGCATTMAPPAAPADEPPPPVAAPEARKGSGGGVFTGGNTWSLVADRRVFHPGDVLTVMLQETTQASKKADTSIGKESGVSVKAPVIAGKTLRGDVAVSGQRDFSGSASSTQQNTLSGAITVVVQEVLPNGLMKVSGQKTLSLNQGEEFIRLTGWVRPADVDTSNRVSSQRIANARITYAGQGALADANSPGWLTRLFFSSLMPF; this comes from the coding sequence ATGAAACGCCTGACGCCCCCCCGCGCCCCGCTGCTTGCGCTGCTGGCTGCAGTGCTGCTCGGCGGTTGCGCCACCACGATGGCGCCGCCGGCCGCGCCGGCCGACGAGCCGCCGCCCCCGGTGGCGGCGCCCGAGGCCCGCAAGGGCAGCGGCGGCGGTGTCTTCACCGGTGGCAACACCTGGTCGCTGGTGGCTGACCGCCGCGTCTTCCACCCCGGCGACGTGCTGACCGTCATGCTGCAGGAGACCACCCAGGCCAGCAAGAAGGCCGACACCAGCATCGGCAAGGAAAGCGGCGTGTCGGTGAAGGCACCGGTGATCGCCGGCAAGACGCTGAGGGGCGATGTCGCCGTCAGCGGCCAGCGCGACTTCTCGGGCAGTGCATCGAGCACGCAGCAGAACACGCTGTCCGGCGCCATCACGGTGGTGGTGCAGGAAGTGCTGCCCAACGGCTTGATGAAGGTCAGCGGCCAGAAGACGCTGAGCCTGAACCAGGGTGAGGAATTCATCCGCCTGACCGGCTGGGTGCGGCCGGCCGACGTCGACACCAGCAACCGCGTGTCCTCGCAGCGCATCGCCAATGCCCGCATCACCTATGCGGGCCAGGGCGCGCTGGCCGACGCCAACAGCCCCGGCTGGCTGACACGCCTGTTCTTCAGCAGCCTGATGCCCTTCTGA
- the flgG gene encoding flagellar basal-body rod protein FlgG, with translation MNPAMWISKTGVQAQDAKLQAIANNLANVNTVGFKRDRIVAEDLFYQVEQQPGAQRADNTLSPSGVQLGNGTRVVGTQKVFTNGSLQTTGQSLDVAIVGNGFLRVAHPNGETAYTRAGQLQVDAEGRLVNAQGLPLQPEITVPANATAITIGENGVVSATVPGTTTPTELGQLTLATFINPTGLLALGENLYQATAASGAANEGNPGEEAFGKLKQGALEGSNVQVVEEMVDMIAAQRTYEMNTKVLSAADNMLQSLAQAVR, from the coding sequence ATGAATCCCGCAATGTGGATCAGCAAGACCGGCGTGCAGGCGCAAGACGCCAAGCTGCAGGCGATTGCCAACAACCTGGCCAATGTCAACACCGTCGGCTTCAAGCGCGACCGCATCGTGGCCGAGGACCTGTTCTACCAGGTCGAGCAGCAGCCCGGCGCGCAGCGCGCGGACAACACGCTGTCGCCCTCGGGCGTGCAGCTGGGCAACGGCACCCGGGTGGTGGGCACGCAGAAGGTGTTCACCAACGGCAGCCTGCAGACCACCGGCCAGTCGCTGGACGTGGCCATCGTCGGCAACGGCTTCCTGCGCGTGGCCCATCCCAACGGCGAGACCGCCTACACCCGCGCCGGCCAGCTGCAGGTGGATGCCGAAGGCCGCCTGGTCAATGCCCAGGGCCTGCCGCTGCAGCCCGAGATCACGGTGCCGGCCAATGCCACCGCCATCACCATCGGCGAGAACGGCGTGGTCTCGGCCACCGTGCCCGGCACGACCACGCCGACCGAGCTGGGGCAGCTGACCCTGGCGACCTTCATCAACCCCACCGGCCTGCTGGCACTGGGCGAGAACCTCTACCAGGCCACCGCCGCGAGCGGCGCCGCCAACGAGGGCAACCCCGGCGAGGAGGCCTTCGGCAAGCTCAAGCAGGGCGCGCTGGAAGGCTCCAATGTGCAGGTGGTCGAGGAGATGGTGGACATGATCGCGGCCCAGCGCACCTACGAGATGAACACCAAGGTGCTGTCGGCCGCCGACAACATGCTGCAGTCGCTGGCGCAGGCGGTGCGATGA
- a CDS encoding flagellar basal body rod protein FlgF, protein MDALIYTIMSGAERAQRAQQVHANNLANIDTGGFRANLELATAQPVEGYGYDARHLSGLQADAVSGRQGALRQTGRELDVAISGDGYFAVQWRDGEAYTRAGAFTLDEEGTLTVNGHKVLGDGGPIQLPPHSRVEVGSDGTLSIQPPGQADMQPVDKLKLVRPEAGEVTKNEAGLIVPRAGGDLPADETVLVRSGFLEGSNVSAIEEMVATMSLNRDFELQMKLYRAADSMAEAGNRLIRE, encoded by the coding sequence ATGGACGCCCTCATCTACACCATCATGAGCGGCGCCGAGCGGGCCCAGCGGGCCCAGCAGGTGCACGCCAACAACCTCGCCAACATCGACACCGGCGGCTTCCGCGCCAACCTGGAGCTGGCCACCGCGCAACCGGTGGAAGGCTATGGCTACGACGCGCGCCACCTCAGCGGCCTGCAGGCCGACGCGGTGAGCGGCCGCCAGGGCGCGCTGCGCCAGACCGGCCGCGAGCTGGACGTGGCCATCAGCGGCGACGGCTACTTCGCCGTGCAGTGGCGCGATGGCGAGGCCTACACCCGTGCCGGCGCCTTCACGCTGGACGAGGAGGGCACGCTGACGGTCAACGGCCACAAGGTGCTGGGCGACGGCGGCCCCATCCAGCTGCCGCCGCACAGCCGGGTGGAAGTGGGCAGCGACGGCACCCTTTCCATCCAGCCACCCGGGCAGGCCGACATGCAGCCGGTCGACAAGCTCAAGCTGGTGCGCCCCGAGGCCGGCGAAGTGACCAAGAACGAAGCCGGCCTGATCGTGCCCCGCGCGGGCGGCGACCTGCCGGCCGACGAGACGGTGCTGGTGCGCAGCGGTTTCCTCGAAGGCAGCAATGTGTCGGCCATCGAGGAGATGGTGGCCACGATGAGCCTGAACCGCGACTTCGAACTGCAGATGAAGCTCTACCGCGCGGCCGACTCCATGGCCGAGGCCGGCAACCGCCTCATCCGCGAATGA